Proteins encoded within one genomic window of Amorphus orientalis:
- a CDS encoding IclR family transcriptional regulator: MAGDSPGPIERYLQILEIVAASTRGLTLTDISGLTGLPKATAHRLTRSLVEAGALATDDTWHKTFRVGDRMWRMLQLGANPAATAGFAQIILDELAERFHETCYVVRLGRDNVRSIARSAPDQGHRLHVLPGEVLPPHAAASAKAILAYQPDDVVDRFLKEPFEKMTSRTVTSPSEVRAELRKIREQGFAVCDREIDDNVMAYACPIHMKSAGVIYSLGLTGPCTRLRQHPQDMWIAALKDAADRLAHMFDTQSETVGTS, translated from the coding sequence ATGGCAGGTGACAGCCCGGGACCTATCGAGCGCTATCTTCAGATCCTGGAGATCGTTGCCGCGTCCACGCGTGGCCTCACCCTGACCGACATCTCGGGCCTCACCGGCCTGCCGAAGGCCACGGCGCACCGGCTGACGCGATCCTTGGTGGAGGCCGGCGCGCTGGCAACCGACGACACCTGGCACAAGACGTTTCGTGTGGGAGACCGGATGTGGCGGATGCTCCAGCTTGGGGCGAATCCGGCCGCAACCGCCGGCTTCGCACAGATCATTCTCGATGAACTCGCCGAACGTTTTCACGAGACCTGCTACGTGGTGCGACTCGGCCGCGACAACGTCCGCTCGATCGCGCGCAGCGCGCCGGACCAGGGCCATCGGCTCCACGTCCTGCCGGGCGAGGTTCTTCCGCCTCATGCCGCCGCATCGGCAAAGGCAATTCTCGCCTACCAGCCGGACGATGTGGTGGATCGCTTCCTGAAGGAGCCCTTCGAGAAGATGACAAGCCGCACGGTGACGTCGCCAAGCGAGGTGCGCGCAGAGCTCAGGAAGATCCGCGAGCAGGGGTTCGCGGTCTGCGACCGGGAAATCGACGACAATGTCATGGCCTATGCCTGCCCGATTCATATGAAATCCGCCGGCGTCATCTATTCGCTCGGCCTGACCGGACCGTGCACGCGGCTGCGTCAGCACCCCCAGGACATGTGGATCGCAGCGCTGAAGGACGCCGCCGATCGGCTGGCGCATATGTTCGATACGCAGTCGGAGACTGTCGGCACCTCCTGA
- a CDS encoding TRAP transporter large permease — MADPVLTTALLFGGMLLALGIGVPIALALGGLSIGMIYVFWSPMALNMLPIKAFATASSFEYVAIPLFIFMAAMLQRAKIAEDLYNTMQCFFGGLRGGLGIGTIIICTLFAAMAGISGAATISMGMLAVPAMLERGYGKGVALGSVAAGGSLGILIPPSVTMIVYGIVANTSIGKLYAGGVLPGLLIAVLFCIYLLVRGVFDPAGSGGSVVQRYSWGEKLRSLKGLVLPFLLIAAVMGSILTGTASVSEAGAVGAGGAILAAVILRRLDWASVQDASRETLLLSCMIFWIIIGATALSTFYTAMGAARLIEGLVLDLEVNRWVILIGMQIILLLLGMLLDTVGIIMITAPIFVPIITKLGFDPVWFGILYIVNMEIGFLTPPFGYNLFYLRGVSPASVTMVDIYKSVLPFIALMILAVAICMVFPEIVLTLPNALF, encoded by the coding sequence ATGGCCGATCCCGTCCTGACCACGGCGCTGCTGTTTGGCGGTATGCTTCTTGCGCTCGGCATCGGCGTCCCGATCGCGCTCGCGCTCGGCGGTCTGTCGATCGGCATGATCTACGTGTTCTGGAGCCCGATGGCCCTGAACATGCTTCCGATCAAGGCCTTCGCCACGGCGTCAAGCTTCGAGTATGTGGCCATCCCGCTGTTCATCTTCATGGCGGCAATGCTGCAGCGGGCGAAGATCGCGGAAGACCTCTACAACACGATGCAGTGTTTCTTCGGCGGCCTTCGCGGCGGTCTCGGGATCGGGACCATCATCATCTGCACGCTGTTCGCGGCGATGGCGGGGATCAGCGGCGCGGCGACGATCTCCATGGGCATGCTGGCCGTTCCCGCGATGCTGGAGCGCGGCTACGGCAAGGGCGTGGCGCTGGGATCCGTCGCCGCCGGCGGCTCCCTGGGCATCCTGATTCCGCCCTCGGTCACCATGATCGTCTACGGCATCGTGGCGAACACCTCGATCGGCAAGCTCTACGCCGGCGGAGTTCTGCCGGGTCTGCTGATCGCGGTCCTGTTCTGCATCTATCTCCTGGTGCGGGGCGTGTTCGATCCGGCCGGCAGCGGCGGGTCCGTCGTGCAGCGTTATTCGTGGGGCGAGAAGCTGCGCAGCCTCAAGGGGCTGGTGCTCCCGTTCCTTCTGATCGCCGCGGTGATGGGCTCGATTTTGACCGGGACGGCGAGCGTTTCGGAAGCGGGGGCTGTGGGCGCGGGCGGTGCCATTCTGGCCGCGGTCATCCTGCGCCGTCTGGACTGGGCATCCGTCCAGGACGCATCGCGGGAGACACTGCTTCTGTCGTGCATGATCTTCTGGATCATCATCGGTGCGACGGCGCTGTCGACCTTCTACACGGCGATGGGCGCGGCGCGGCTGATCGAAGGCCTCGTGCTCGATCTGGAGGTGAACCGATGGGTCATCCTCATCGGGATGCAGATCATCCTGCTCCTGCTGGGCATGCTCCTCGACACCGTCGGCATCATCATGATCACGGCTCCGATCTTCGTGCCGATCATCACCAAGCTCGGCTTCGATCCCGTCTGGTTCGGGATCCTCTATATCGTCAACATGGAAATCGGCTTCCTGACGCCGCCCTTCGGCTACAACCTCTTCTATCTGCGCGGGGTGTCGCCGGCATCCGTCACGATGGTCGACATCTACAAGTCGGTGCTGCCGTTCATCGCGCTGATGATCCTCGCCGTCGCGATCTGCATGGTGTTTCCCGAGATCGTCCTGACCCTGCCGAACGCGCTCTTCTAG
- a CDS encoding TRAP transporter small permease subunit: protein MLRRIVAVIDAFIAGLGKLVALLILVIIAIMIAEMISRDLFSVSMAWAGELSSWLLVAMIFLGGPWALARGNFVRVDAVFDRFGARTRALVDTLVSSILFALFCGVLIKFGGEFALKSFAMGERSATGGWGGPVWAAKGLVPVGAILLVLAWISHLYHAWQDDTPAADPEEGL from the coding sequence ATGCTTCGACGTATCGTTGCCGTGATTGATGCGTTCATCGCCGGTCTCGGCAAGCTGGTGGCGCTACTGATCCTCGTGATCATCGCCATCATGATCGCCGAAATGATCTCGCGGGATCTCTTCTCTGTTTCCATGGCCTGGGCCGGCGAGCTGTCCTCGTGGCTTCTGGTGGCCATGATCTTCCTGGGCGGTCCGTGGGCGCTGGCCCGAGGCAACTTCGTCCGGGTGGACGCGGTGTTCGATCGCTTCGGCGCCCGCACCCGGGCCCTGGTCGACACCCTGGTCTCGTCGATCCTCTTCGCGCTTTTCTGCGGGGTGTTGATCAAGTTCGGCGGCGAATTCGCGTTGAAGTCCTTCGCCATGGGCGAGCGCTCGGCGACCGGCGGCTGGGGTGGTCCCGTCTGGGCGGCCAAGGGCTTGGTCCCTGTCGGTGCGATCCTGCTGGTTCTGGCCTGGATCTCCCATCTCTATCACGCCTGGCAGGACGACACGCCGGCGGCCGATCCCGAAGAGGGGCTCTGA
- the dctP gene encoding TRAP transporter substrate-binding protein DctP: MMKSVCGIALSCAMAVGVAAGAEAEEFHWRIQSNLNPGEPGYVALKEQFADLATEMSGGEITFEIFPVGALYPVKDGLEAVGAGVTEMAVLTGGYYSGKLGPIANLESGVPGSLRTPMERFNFFYKKGFIDLAREAYSAYGVYYLGPQLSPSWDIMSTKPITSMADFEGLKIRSFGLEADWYEKMGASPVFLGGGEIYTALATGVIDAARWASPAGNMNNSFHEVAKYYVQPSPMPVPNNFFAVNMTAWESLPADIQAILKEAAVASSLDYIATSMNNDAKAMKEMEAAGVEVSTIPPEEWAEMEAQARELWQAYADEGDLAKRGVDMLNGFLVDLGRVQQ; the protein is encoded by the coding sequence ATGATGAAGAGCGTTTGCGGGATCGCGCTGTCCTGCGCGATGGCTGTCGGAGTGGCGGCGGGCGCTGAGGCCGAAGAGTTCCACTGGCGCATTCAGAGCAATCTCAACCCCGGTGAGCCGGGCTATGTCGCATTGAAGGAGCAGTTCGCCGACCTGGCCACGGAGATGTCGGGCGGCGAGATCACGTTCGAGATCTTCCCGGTCGGTGCGCTCTATCCGGTGAAGGACGGCCTTGAGGCTGTCGGTGCGGGCGTTACCGAAATGGCGGTGCTGACCGGGGGCTACTACTCCGGCAAGCTCGGTCCAATCGCCAATCTGGAGAGCGGCGTCCCGGGCTCCCTGCGCACGCCGATGGAGCGCTTCAACTTTTTCTACAAGAAGGGGTTCATCGATCTCGCGCGTGAGGCCTACTCGGCGTACGGCGTCTACTATCTGGGACCGCAGCTTTCGCCGTCCTGGGACATCATGTCGACCAAGCCGATCACCTCCATGGCGGATTTCGAAGGGCTGAAGATCCGCTCCTTCGGCCTGGAAGCCGATTGGTACGAGAAGATGGGCGCAAGCCCGGTCTTTCTCGGCGGCGGCGAGATCTACACGGCGCTCGCCACCGGCGTGATCGACGCCGCGCGGTGGGCGAGCCCGGCCGGCAACATGAACAACTCCTTCCACGAGGTCGCGAAATACTACGTCCAGCCGTCGCCGATGCCGGTGCCGAACAACTTCTTCGCCGTCAACATGACGGCCTGGGAGAGCCTGCCGGCCGACATTCAGGCAATCCTGAAGGAAGCCGCAGTCGCTTCGTCGCTCGATTACATCGCGACGTCGATGAACAACGACGCCAAGGCGATGAAGGAAATGGAAGCGGCCGGCGTCGAGGTGTCCACGATCCCGCCGGAAGAGTGGGCCGAGATGGAAGCGCAGGCCCGCGAGTTGTGGCAGGCTTACGCCGACGAGGGCGATCTCGCCAAGCGTGGCGTGGACATGCTGAACGGCTTCCTCGTCGATCTGGGGCGGGTGCAGCAGTAA
- a CDS encoding amidase family protein produces MHRAGQVNAHDGPSCVRPEERAQPCRIDLPVRHQASFRSCRGLPDLCNADARPHRALAGTAEDDGIILSPGFEDKNIVSWATFTYPFNLTGNPAASIPVELSSEGLPVGLQAVASAHDDISLLSLGGAYERATGHEKRARPSL; encoded by the coding sequence GTGCACCGAGCGGGCCAAGTAAATGCGCACGATGGACCTAGCTGCGTCAGGCCGGAAGAACGCGCGCAGCCCTGCCGGATTGATCTGCCTGTTCGGCATCAAGCCTCATTTCGGTCGTGCCGCGGTCTTCCCGACCTCTGCAACGCCGACGCCCGCCCACATCGGGCGCTGGCGGGCACGGCGGAAGACGACGGCATCATCCTTTCGCCGGGCTTTGAGGACAAGAACATCGTTTCGTGGGCGACCTTCACCTATCCGTTCAACCTGACAGGCAACCCTGCGGCGTCCATCCCCGTGGAGCTGTCGTCGGAGGGCCTTCCCGTCGGCCTTCAGGCCGTGGCCTCCGCCCATGACGACATTTCGCTCCTATCGCTCGGCGGCGCCTACGAACGGGCCACCGGCCATGAGAAGCGCGCACGTCCGTCCCTCTAG
- a CDS encoding VOC family protein, translating to MTAQDKARPFHLAFPVTNLEATRTFYRDVLGCGIGREDPGRWIDFDLYGHQMSAHLRPASLAGDETGLVGGDAVPIPHFGVVLTMEQWIVLADRLKSNPDTRWVLEPKVRFKGEAGEQATLFILDPSGNPLEFKGFASDDAVFQA from the coding sequence ATGACCGCTCAGGATAAAGCGCGCCCGTTCCATCTTGCCTTCCCAGTGACCAATCTGGAGGCGACGCGCACCTTTTATCGCGATGTGCTCGGCTGCGGGATCGGACGTGAAGACCCCGGCCGTTGGATTGATTTTGATCTCTACGGCCATCAGATGTCCGCGCATTTGAGGCCCGCATCGCTTGCGGGCGACGAAACGGGTTTGGTTGGCGGCGATGCCGTTCCGATCCCCCATTTCGGGGTCGTGCTCACCATGGAGCAGTGGATTGTTCTCGCTGATCGTCTGAAGTCCAATCCCGACACGCGCTGGGTGCTGGAGCCCAAGGTGCGCTTCAAAGGCGAAGCCGGAGAACAGGCGACGCTGTTCATACTTGACCCATCGGGAAACCCGCTTGAGTTCAAGGGTTTTGCGTCAGACGATGCGGTTTTCCAAGCCTGA
- a CDS encoding LysR substrate-binding domain-containing protein, whose translation MLHTRSSRVLAALPLFDACARFKSFTKAAHHLDLTQSAVSRRMQALEAEVGSTLFSRGGRRLTLTRDGERFWDYATETMRRLEATTQDFAESLPGILRIGTLPSIGAMWLTPRLGRFLDAHAHAAIELVTIDADFGTDRKDPLNWDPGAIDIAITWGRGGWAPLFSQRLMPETMLAVASLEFTKHHGLEAPGDLARVRRLSHTTRAQAWSRWGARHGIQLDSDTVNALAFEHFFMVLEAARSGLGVALLPEILVRNDIASGRLVAVPGADWLTGASYWCVSRPAAASAPVLSAFIRFLQTIANDRKPSPAANEL comes from the coding sequence ATGTTGCATACCCGCTCTTCCCGAGTCCTCGCCGCCCTGCCCCTTTTTGATGCCTGCGCCCGGTTCAAGAGCTTCACGAAGGCCGCGCACCATCTGGATCTGACGCAGAGCGCGGTCAGCCGGCGTATGCAGGCGCTTGAGGCGGAGGTCGGCTCGACGCTGTTTTCACGTGGCGGTCGACGTCTCACCCTCACCCGCGACGGTGAACGCTTCTGGGACTACGCCACCGAAACGATGCGTCGCCTGGAAGCGACGACGCAGGATTTTGCGGAAAGCCTCCCCGGCATCCTTCGGATCGGAACCCTGCCCTCCATCGGCGCCATGTGGCTGACGCCGCGGCTGGGCCGATTTCTGGACGCTCACGCGCATGCGGCGATCGAACTCGTCACCATCGACGCCGATTTCGGCACCGACCGCAAAGACCCATTGAACTGGGACCCTGGCGCCATCGACATCGCGATCACCTGGGGCCGTGGCGGATGGGCTCCGTTGTTTTCCCAACGTCTCATGCCGGAGACGATGCTCGCCGTGGCGAGCCTCGAGTTCACCAAGCATCATGGGCTTGAAGCGCCGGGAGACTTGGCACGGGTGCGCAGGCTCAGCCACACGACCCGCGCCCAGGCGTGGTCCCGTTGGGGCGCGCGTCACGGAATCCAGCTCGATTCCGACACGGTCAATGCGCTCGCATTCGAGCACTTTTTCATGGTGCTTGAAGCTGCCCGGTCGGGATTGGGAGTCGCGCTTCTTCCGGAAATACTAGTCCGCAATGATATCGCGTCCGGACGCCTTGTCGCCGTTCCCGGCGCCGATTGGCTTACCGGGGCAAGCTACTGGTGCGTCTCCCGGCCGGCCGCCGCTAGCGCCCCTGTTCTCTCGGCATTCATCCGCTTTCTGCAGACGATCGCAAACGATCGAAAGCCATCCCCGGCGGCAAATGAGCTATAA
- a CDS encoding ABC transporter substrate-binding protein, which produces MNMLKPITTAAFFVMTAFGAQAQDVGTIRIAEADTFSAEDLIQLIAYERAKERGVDIELSSLRADDIVFQAVLNGQIDMGVGDSYEPILNLNAPVRNIYQIRKLAYIPVSDKTIHPDWASLDGKPFVVHSRGSGTETMAQIIEANRGIEFSEISYVPGSEVRVVAMQQGNIKATFLDMTSAGILLDSDPDRFGRLPMDGVDASDSTLYANTEFLQSNPEAVQILLEELLKAAKATVADPSWPAAQREELGLLPDLSDEEVADITPFFEAAVEAGIFPTDGGGEAAAKSDIQFLAKAGKMDTSAAEDLETVWDFGPLDAALKSVGGSN; this is translated from the coding sequence ATGAACATGCTTAAACCGATTACGACGGCAGCTTTCTTCGTGATGACCGCCTTCGGCGCTCAAGCCCAGGATGTCGGCACCATCCGTATTGCCGAAGCCGACACCTTCTCCGCGGAAGACCTGATCCAGCTCATTGCGTACGAGCGCGCCAAGGAGCGCGGCGTCGACATCGAGCTGTCCTCGCTGCGGGCGGACGACATCGTGTTCCAGGCTGTCTTGAACGGACAGATCGATATGGGCGTCGGCGATTCCTACGAGCCGATCCTCAACCTCAACGCCCCGGTGCGCAACATCTACCAGATCCGAAAGCTCGCCTACATTCCAGTGAGCGACAAGACGATCCACCCGGACTGGGCTTCGCTCGACGGCAAGCCGTTCGTGGTGCATTCGCGCGGCTCCGGCACCGAGACCATGGCGCAGATCATCGAGGCCAACCGCGGCATCGAGTTCAGCGAAATCAGCTACGTGCCGGGCTCCGAAGTCCGCGTCGTCGCGATGCAGCAGGGCAACATCAAGGCGACCTTCCTGGACATGACCAGCGCGGGAATCCTGCTGGACAGCGATCCGGACCGGTTCGGCCGGCTGCCGATGGATGGCGTCGACGCCTCCGACTCCACCCTCTACGCCAACACTGAATTCCTTCAGAGCAACCCGGAAGCGGTCCAGATCTTGCTTGAGGAGCTCCTGAAGGCTGCCAAGGCGACCGTCGCCGACCCCTCCTGGCCGGCCGCCCAGCGCGAAGAGCTCGGACTGCTGCCTGACCTGAGCGATGAGGAAGTGGCTGACATCACGCCGTTCTTCGAGGCGGCCGTCGAGGCGGGGATCTTCCCGACAGACGGCGGCGGCGAGGCCGCGGCGAAGTCGGACATCCAGTTCCTGGCCAAGGCCGGCAAGATGGACACGTCCGCTGCGGAAGACCTGGAGACGGTCTGGGACTTCGGTCCTCTCGACGCGGCCCTCAAGTCCGTCGGCGGCTCCAACTGA
- a CDS encoding ABC transporter permease produces the protein MSADTVAHPPISAGPAASPQSRARNLPPIAWKVLSFVIFFGIWEIAGRIPVSLAFPPFSEVMLALVRLMASGELFTAYRRTLPPLAIGLAITSVLGVGLGVAMGLSRLSEWALFPPMIIMQTAPMAAIIPLITYAYGIGITAKVIAVVILSLPMVTLNSYNGIRYTSASLLEMTCSFMGTRRQQVTKIMLPHASGMIFAGLRLGISGGFIGIVLAELLITPTGIGDIISYYRSIARYAEMFAAIFSIIAFATLVLTGLQVVERRIFKALGQGSAK, from the coding sequence ATGTCCGCCGATACGGTCGCCCATCCTCCGATCTCCGCGGGACCCGCCGCGTCCCCGCAGAGCCGGGCCCGGAACCTTCCGCCGATTGCCTGGAAGGTCCTCTCGTTCGTGATCTTCTTCGGCATCTGGGAGATTGCGGGTCGCATTCCGGTCAGCCTCGCCTTTCCGCCCTTCAGTGAGGTCATGCTGGCCCTGGTTCGACTGATGGCGAGCGGCGAACTGTTCACCGCCTACAGGCGCACGCTGCCGCCCCTTGCCATTGGCCTTGCCATCACCTCGGTGCTCGGGGTCGGGCTTGGCGTCGCAATGGGCCTCTCGCGGCTCTCCGAGTGGGCGCTGTTTCCGCCCATGATCATCATGCAAACCGCGCCAATGGCCGCGATCATCCCGTTGATCACTTATGCCTACGGGATCGGCATAACGGCCAAGGTCATCGCCGTCGTTATCCTGAGCCTGCCGATGGTGACGCTGAACTCCTACAACGGCATCCGCTACACCTCCGCCTCGCTTCTAGAGATGACGTGCTCCTTCATGGGAACACGGCGCCAGCAGGTCACCAAGATCATGCTTCCCCACGCCAGCGGTATGATCTTCGCAGGCCTTCGGCTCGGCATCTCCGGCGGCTTCATCGGCATTGTCCTCGCCGAACTCCTGATCACGCCCACCGGCATCGGCGACATCATCAGCTACTACCGCTCGATCGCGCGCTACGCGGAAATGTTCGCTGCGATTTTCTCCATCATCGCCTTCGCAACGTTGGTGCTGACCGGCCTTCAGGTCGTCGAGCGCCGGATCTTCAAGGCCCTCGGCCAGGGGAGCGCCAAGTGA
- a CDS encoding ABC transporter ATP-binding protein encodes MTTISAIRTAEIEPAKVDAIVKAVSISKRYGDGTEALSDVSIEFRRGELTTLLGPSGCGKTTLLKIIAGLLPPTDGEVRVNNKTVYGPGPERAFVFQDFALMPWATVLRNVAFGLELRGTPKSEREDVARRYIKSVGLAGSEHKFPSELSGGMRQRAGLARALTVNADVLLMDEPFSAIDEQMRRKLQEDLLELLREEKKSVIFVTHSIEEAVYLSDQIVLLTRNPGRVVKSIRPGFDRAAGPDAVRRDQRYLDAVDDIWSQLKQYLS; translated from the coding sequence GTGACCACCATCAGCGCCATTCGCACGGCGGAGATCGAACCAGCCAAGGTCGACGCGATCGTCAAGGCCGTTTCCATCTCCAAGCGCTACGGCGACGGGACCGAGGCGCTCTCCGACGTCTCGATCGAGTTCCGGCGCGGCGAACTGACCACGCTGCTCGGGCCTTCCGGCTGCGGCAAGACCACGCTGCTCAAGATCATCGCGGGACTGTTGCCGCCCACCGACGGCGAGGTCCGGGTCAACAACAAGACCGTCTACGGTCCCGGCCCCGAGCGCGCCTTCGTGTTCCAGGACTTCGCGCTCATGCCTTGGGCCACGGTCCTGCGCAACGTCGCGTTCGGGCTCGAACTGAGGGGGACCCCGAAGTCCGAGCGAGAGGACGTGGCCCGGCGCTACATCAAGAGTGTCGGTCTCGCAGGATCGGAGCACAAATTCCCGAGCGAGCTCTCCGGCGGCATGCGCCAGCGCGCCGGCCTCGCCCGGGCACTCACCGTCAACGCCGACGTCCTCCTGATGGACGAACCCTTCTCCGCGATCGACGAGCAGATGCGCCGCAAGCTGCAGGAGGACTTGTTGGAACTCCTGCGCGAAGAGAAGAAGTCGGTGATCTTCGTCACCCACTCGATCGAGGAGGCGGTCTATCTCTCTGACCAGATCGTGCTCTTGACCCGCAACCCCGGCCGCGTGGTCAAGTCGATCCGACCCGGCTTCGACCGCGCAGCTGGTCCGGACGCGGTGCGCCGCGATCAGCGCTATCTTGATGCGGTCGACGATATCTGGTCGCAGCTCAAGCAGTATCTGAGCTGA
- a CDS encoding ABC transporter permease produces the protein MAGRLPILLSLLTWAILWELATRIAGSTMFPPLSTILLTVGDVVQLKSFQTALVVTARAFVIGMALALVVGIPVGALMGRFSAADKILNVWVNIFISAPLTAVVPALMPLLGIGETTVVATVFLFAVWVIIIDTREGIQGVSPSLVEMARSNGATRFQMFWKILLPSAMPEVMTGVRLGVVRGVKGVIIGQIVIALVGFGALFETYLQTFQMTRFWALVLVVFSLGFVLVELVGLLEKRLTFHAKSR, from the coding sequence ATGGCCGGACGTCTTCCCATCCTGCTGTCACTGCTGACCTGGGCGATTCTCTGGGAGCTGGCGACCCGGATAGCCGGCAGCACGATGTTCCCGCCGCTGAGCACGATCCTGTTGACGGTCGGCGACGTGGTTCAGCTCAAGTCGTTTCAGACCGCGCTGGTCGTCACCGCCCGCGCCTTCGTGATCGGAATGGCGCTGGCGCTCGTTGTCGGGATTCCGGTCGGCGCGCTGATGGGCCGCTTCTCCGCCGCCGACAAGATCCTGAACGTCTGGGTGAACATCTTCATCTCGGCGCCGCTGACGGCCGTCGTGCCGGCGCTGATGCCGCTGCTCGGGATCGGTGAAACGACCGTGGTCGCGACGGTCTTCCTGTTCGCGGTCTGGGTGATCATCATCGACACCCGCGAGGGCATCCAGGGTGTGAGCCCGTCCCTCGTCGAGATGGCACGCTCCAACGGCGCCACCCGCTTCCAGATGTTCTGGAAGATCCTGCTGCCGTCCGCGATGCCCGAGGTGATGACCGGGGTCCGGCTCGGCGTCGTCCGCGGCGTGAAGGGCGTCATCATCGGCCAGATCGTGATCGCGCTGGTCGGCTTCGGCGCCCTGTTCGAGACCTATCTGCAGACCTTCCAGATGACCCGCTTCTGGGCGCTGGTGCTGGTCGTGTTCTCGCTCGGCTTCGTTCTCGTCGAGCTCGTCGGCCTTCTGGAAAAGCGCCTGACCTTCCACGCAAAGTCGCGCTGA